Genomic segment of Planctomycetota bacterium:
TTGGTTCATATCCTATAACTGTGGGTGCCGGAGGCGCTGGTGCTCCAGCTGGAGGAAACGGAGATAGACCACGTGGAACTAATGGCTCTGATTCAGTATTCAGCACATTAACCGCAATAGGGGGCGGTGGGGGCGGTTCTTATAGGACCGGCGCGGCATTAAGTGGTAATGATGGCGGCTCAGGTGGCGGCGGTGGTTCAGGAGGAAGTAGCGGAGCCGGCGGAGCTACGACACAAACAGGTGGATTTGGAAGCGCTGGCGGTTCTGATACGCTAAATGTAGCCCCTTGGAGGGGCGGCGGTGGCGGTGGAGCTGGAGCAGCCGGCGCTACCGGTATGACGACCGGTAATGGCGGAGCAGGAAAAGAATATTCTATTTCCGGCGTTAGCACCTATTATGCGGGCGGCGGCGGTGCCGGCAGCAATACTGGAACTGGCGGCGCAGGCGGTCTTGGCGGCGGCGGGGCTGGCTCATCAAATGGAGCATCAGGCCCCGATGGAACTGCGGGAACTCCTAACACCGGCGGCGGTGGCGGCGCCGGCGGGGCATATAATTATGCCGGCGGCGCTGGCGGCTCGGGCATCGTTATCATCCGTTATCTTCCTTCAAGTGGTATTGTTGCCACCGGTGGGACAATCATACCTGCTGGCACAAAAACTCATATCTTTACTTCAAGCGGCACATTGGCTGTTACCGGCGGCGGTAATGTTGAGGTCTATGCCTGGGGTGGCGGAGGGGCCGGTGGCAATGTCGGCGGATGGGGTTATGGAGCTGCGGGCGGTGCCGGCGGGGCTGCCCAGGGAACCTTGAATGTAGTTTCCGGCACATATAATGTTGTCGTGGGCGGTGGCGGAGTGATTAACAGTTATGTCGGCGCCGCGGGCGGCGGCGGTCCGGGTTCAAATAATAATGTTGATAACCAGTACGCTGGCGGCGGCGGCGGCTATTCCGGAATATTTGCATCATCTGTTTCCCAGGCTAATGCCCGTATTATTGCGGGCGGCGGCGGCGGCGGCGGCAGCAGCCGGGCCGGCACGGGAAATGCCGGTGGCGCGGGTGGCGGCGCATCAGGCGAAAGAGGATTTTCACCTTACGACAGCAAGACCTCATATGGCGGTAACCCTGGTACCCAGGCGGGTCCGGGCGCCGATGCCAGCTGCGATAGCGCCCAGGCCATTGGCGGGCAATGGGCCCTGCAGGGCGGCGTGGTTAGGATTAATAGTGCGGGCGGTGGCGGCGGCGGCGGCTATTGGGGCGGTTCTGCCGGCGGTTACAGCGAATCCAATACCATGGCCGGCGGCGGCGGCGGTTCTGGATATCTGCATCCAACCCTGATATCCGGCGGCGTGTTGACAGCCGGAACTGGTATAACACCGGGTGATTACGCCAATGCTTACCGAGGCACGGCCGGTACTGCCGGCGTAGTAGCCGGCAATGGCAATAATGGCGTAGTCATAGTCAGGTATTTACAAAGCGGCAATAATATTACCGGCAACCTCGCGGCCCAGGCGCTTTCCAACACCACGATTGCCCTGACCTGGCAGGATAATTCGCCGGGTGAAAACGGGTTCAAGATTGAACGTTCGCCGGAAGGCATTACTTGGACGCAAATAGTCACTGTGACGGCCAATGCCACGGCCTATACCGATACGGCTGTTTCAGCCGGTACGACTTATTATTATCGTATCTGTTCCTATGATTTGCTCGCAAACCATCCTTATTCCAACATTGAGCAGACCAGAACTTCGTTACCCGCCGCGCCGAGCGGACTGGTAACCGCCACGGTTTATGCCTCAACCATCGGTTTGCAATGGGCGGATAATTCCAACAACGAAGACGGGTTTGAAATCGAGCGTTCTATTGAAGGCATCACCTACTCCCTGTACGCCACGGTTACGCGTAACACCACGGTCTATACCAATACCGGGCTGGTCAGCGGCACGGCCTATGCCTACCGGGTCAGGTCCTATAACGATTTCGGCCCGAGCGGTTATTCCAATACGATTAACATAGTTACCTCTAATGTATTCTTGGCTACCGGTGGGACTATAACATATACCGGCGGCTATACCATCCATACCTTTACATCTTCCGGGACATTCACGCCGAACGGCAGCCAGAATGTCGAGGTCCTGGTGGTGGGCGGCGGCGGCAGCGGCGGAAACCACTCCACCACCAATGCCAACGGCGGCGGCGGCGGCGGCGGCGTCATCTCCAATAGCGCGTATTCAGTGGCTCCGGGCGCCATGGCGGTGACAGTCGGCAATGGCGGCTCGGCCATTCCTGTTGTTGCTGCTGTGGGCAACAACGGGGGGAATTCGGTCTTTGGTTCGTTGGTGGCTCTGGGCGGCGGCGGCGGCGGTTCGACCGGGTTGGTCGCGATTGCGGCTAGAAGCGGCGGCAGCGGTGGCGGTAAGGCCAATGGCGGCGGCGCGGCCGGGTCTTCTATTCAGGCGGGCGGCTATGGTAATTCCGGCGGTGCCAGTGCCGTAGCCTGGACCGGCGCGGGCGGCGGCGGAGCCGGCTCAGCCGGGTTTGCCGGAAACACCGGCGCAACCGGCGGTAATGGCGGGACTGGGATATCCAGTACCATATCGGGTTCGCTCAGATATTACGGCGGCGGCGGCGGCGGCGGTGGCAACAGTAGTGAGCGCGCCGGTGATGGCTTTGACGGCGGCGGACGCGGCTGCGGCCAAACCTCTTACTACGTCTATAATTCTTACCCGGTCGAGGTCAATGCCACGACCCGGGGCAGCAGCACTCCCAATGCCATTACCAATACCGGCGGCGGTGGCGGCGGTGGTTCATACTGGGCGCCCAACGGCGGCTGGACTACCGGCTCAGGCGCCGGCGGCTCCGGCATCGTCATCGTCCGTTATTTAACCAATAATCAGGTAAATATTTCCGGCAACCTCCAGGCCACGGTTATTTCTGACACTGAAATTACCCTGACCTGGCAGGATAACTCGCCCAGCGACCAGGGATTTAGACTGGAGCGCTCCGAAGACGGGAGTAACTGGACCGTGACTTATACTTTGGCCGCCAACACCACGTTCTATACTGATACGGCGGTTTCAGCCGGCACGACTTATTATTACCGGGTCCGGTCTTATAACTTTATAGAGGATAACCCCAATTCCAACATTGAGCAGACCAGGACTTCCCTGCCCAATGATCCGAGCGGCCTAATAACCGCCACGCTTTATTCCTCTGCCATCGTCTTGCAATGGGCGGATAATTCCAATAATGAAAATGGTTTTGAAATAGAACGCTCCACGGACGGAATTACTTACTCCCTATGCGCCACGGTCACGCGCAATACTCAGGTCTATACCAATACCGGGTTGGTCAGCGGCACGGCCTATGCATACCGGATTAGGGCCTATAACGCGGTCGGCGTGAGCGGTTATTCTAATATAGCCAGTGCAACTACCCTGGGGTTCTCGGCCACCGGCGGCACAATATCTTATGGTAATTATACCACTCATGTCTTTACTGCCAGCGGGGCATTTACCGTTACCGCAGGCAGCGGGAATGTTGAAGTCCTGGTGGTGGCCGGCGGCGGTGGTGGTGGTTGGCATCACGGCGGCGGCGGCGGCGGCGGTGGTGTCGTTTACGATACTGCTCTTGCTGTAGGTGCTGGTTCTTATCCTATAGTTATAGGAGCGGGCGGAACTTCCCCCGGTCCCGATGATACTTATGGGAATAATGGCGGTGATTCTACAGCATTTGGGTTACTTGCTTCTGGTGGCGGTGGTGGAGGTTACTACAGCAATAACGCTGGGAAGGCTGGCGGCTCTGGTGGCGGTGGTGGTGGTTATAACGGAACAGCCGGTTCATCAGACCAATCTTCTCGTATGGCTTCAAGTGGTACACGAACAGTTTATGGAAATGCTGGAGGTAATAGAACCGGTTCCGGGAGCAATACCAACGGTAACGGTGGTGGAGCAGGTGGCGCATCAAGCAGTAGTCAGGGTGGTCCTGGTATCTACATAAGTGCGTTTTCGTCATTTGGTTCAAACGGTTATTTCGGAGGTGGCGGCGGAGGCGGCAACGATGGTGTCGGAAATAGCGGTATGCACGGAGGTGGAAATGGTGGAAATGGTGGTGGTGGCGCCGGCACAGCAGCCACTGCAAATACCGGTTCCGGCGGCGGCGGCGGCGGCGGCAGTTCTGGAGACGGTCGTCCAGGCGGTTCCGGTATCGTCATCATTCGTTATCTGGCTTCAAGCGGTATTGTTGCCACCGGCGGGACAATTATACCTCCATCTGGCACAACAACGCATATTTTTACAACCTCCGGAACATTCACGCCGAACGGCAGCCAGAATGTCGAGGTTTTGGTGGTAGGCGGCGGCGGCAGCGGCGGAAACCATAGCACCACCAATGCCAACGGCGGCGGCGGCGGCGGCGGTGTCATCTCTAATAGCGCGTATTCAGTGGCTCCGGGCGCCATGGCGGTCACAGTCGGCAATGGCGGCGCGGCTATTACAAATGCCACTATGAGCGTGGGTTACAACGGAGAAAATTCGGTCTTTGGGTCGCTGGTTGCCCTGGGTGGCGGCGGCGGTGGTTCCACCGGTTCCGCGAGTCCGGCCGGTAGCGGCGGCAGTGGTGGCGGTAAGGCCAATGGCGGCGGAGCAGGCGGGACTTCTACCCAAACAGGCGGTTATGGTAATTCCGGCGGCAATGATTCTCAAAACTATACCGGTGCAGGCGGTGGCGGCGCCGGCTCGGCCGGGGTTGGTGGCAGCGGCGGTACAGCACCGGCTGGCAATGGTGGGGCCGGGATAGCCAGTACCATATCGGGTTCGCTCAGATATTACGGCGGCGGCGGCGGCGGCGGCGCCAACAGCAGCGAGCGCGCCGGGGATGGCTTTGACGGCGGCGGACGCGGTTGCGGAACTACTTCTTACTATGGTAACACTTCTTACCCGGTCGAGGTCAATGCCACGACCCGGGGCAGCAGCACTCCTAATGGTATTGCCAATACCGGCGGCGGCGGCGGCGGCGGTTCCTACTGGGCGCCCAACGGCGGCTGGCTCAACGGCTCGGGCGCCGGTGGCTCAGGCATCGTCATCATACGTTATAATGACACCCAAACAAATATTGCCTCCAACCTGCAGGCCACGGTTATTTCTGATACGGAAATCGCCCTGACCTGGCAGGATAATTCGCCCAGCGACCAGGGATTTAGACTGGAGCGCTCTTTAGACGGGAATGACTGGACCGTGACTTATACTTTGGCCGCCAACACCACGTCCTATACTGATACGGCGGTTTCCGCCGGCACGACCTATTATTACCGGGTCCGGTCTTATAACTTTATCGAGGATAATCCCAATTCCAACATTGAGCAGACCCGGACTTCCCTGCCAAATGATCCGAGCGGCCTGATAACCGCCACGGTTTATGCCTATTCCATCGTCTTGCAATGGGCGGATAATTCCAATAACGAAACCGGGTTTGAATTGGAGCGCTCCACTGACGGCATCACCTACTCCCTGTGCGCCACGATTACGCGCAATACTCAGGTCTATACCAATACCGGGCTGGTCAGCGGCACGGCCTATGCCTACCGGATCCGGGCCTATAACGCTCTCGGTCCGAGCGGTTATTCCAATATCGCCAGCGCAGTTACCTTTGGATTCTCCGCCATCGGAGGCACAAAATCTGATGGTAATTACACCACTCATATCTTTACTTCCAGCGGGGCATTTACCGTTACCGCAGGCAGTGGGAATGTTGAAGTCCTGGTGGTGGCCGGCGGCGGCGGCGGCGGCAAAGCAGAACCTAATCCAAGCGGCGATGGCGGCGGTGGCGGCGGCGCCGGCGGTTTGATTTATAATTCGTCTTATGCTGTGGCTGTTGGTTCATATCCGATAACTGTCGGTGGCGGTGGTAGTGGTTCCACTGCGAATGCCAGCCGGGGTGGAAACGGCTCTGATAGTGTTTTTGGTACGCTTGCCGCGGTCGGCGGCGGCGGCGGCGGGTCGGATAATGATGATGCCACCGGCGTAAATAGAGGGGCAGATGGCGGCTCTGGCGGTGGCGCGGCAAACAGATATAATGTCAGTACCGCTGCGAGTTCGGGAACCTCCGGACAGGGGAATGCCGGAGGTGATGCTACATCAAATACAACTTCATGGCGCGGTGGTAGCGGCGGCGGCGGCGCCGGTGCGGTAGGAGTAACACGATCAAGCAACGTAGGCGGCGCGGGTGGCAACGGTTTGTTAAGCAGTATTAGCGGTTTCCCCGTTACTTATGCCGGCGGCGGCGGCGGCGGAACGTGTAATAGTAGCGGTGGCCAGGGCGGTTCAGGCGGCGGCGGAGCCGGCGGCGGAGTTAATACTGCCGGGATATCCGGAACTGCCAACACCGGCGGCGGCGGCGGCGGCGGTGGTTCGGGCAGCGGTGGCGCCGGTAACGGCGGAGCCGGCGGTTCAGGCATCGTTATCATTCGGTATCTGGCTTCAAGCGGTATTGTGGCCACCGGAGGGACAATTATACCTCCTGGCACAACCATGCATACCTTTACCACTGCCGGGACATTTACGGTGGAAGGCACTGGAAGCGTTGAGGTCTATGCCTGGGGCGGCGGCGGTGCCGGCGGCACGGTCGGCGGCTGGAACTATGGCGCTCCGGGCGGGGCCGGCGGCGCGGCCCGGGGAACCTTGAGTATAAATTCCGGTACATATAATGTTGTGGTAGGCGGCGGTGGGGTGGTTAATAGCGTAGTCGGCGCGGCCGGCGGCGGCGGCCCGGGCAGAACTCCTACTGACAGTGATGGTAATAAATATGCCAGTGGCGGCGGCGGCTATTCCGGGATGTTTATGTCATCTGTTTCCCAGGCTAATGCTCTTATCATTGCCGGCGGCGGCGGCGGCGGCGGCAGCAGCCGGGCCGGCACCGGTAATGCCGGCGGCGGCGGCGGCGGCTCGGTGGGTCAGGTGGGATATTCTCCTTACGATAGCAAGCCCCAATACGGCGGTAATCCCGGTACCCAGACCGCGGCCGGAGCCGATGCCAGTTGTGACTCTGCTAATTATCCCGGCGGACAGGGCGCCCTGCAGGGCGGCGTGGTTAGGATTAATAGTTATGGCGGCGGCGGCGGCGGCGGCTACTGGGGCGGCTCAGCCGGCGGGTATAGCGAATCCAACACCATGGCCGGCGGCGGCGGCGGCTCGGGATATCTGAATACCACCCTGATATCCGGCGGCGTATTAACGGCCGGCACCGGCATCACGCCGGGCGATTACGCCAATGCTTATCGGGGTACGGCCGGAAATGCCGGCGCGGTGGCTGCCAATGGCAGTTCCGGCACCGTAATAATCAGGTATACAAACACTTCAGCCACTGCAAATGCTACCAGCAACTTACGGCTGGCGGTGGTTTCTGAGACCGCCATTACACTGACTTGGCAGGATAACTCGCCGGGTGAAAACGGGTTCAAGATTGAACGTTCGCCGGAAGGCATTACCTGGACCCAAATCGTTACCGTAACGGCCAATACCACGGCCTATACCGATACGACCGTTTCAGCCGCCACGACTTATTATTACCGGGTCCGGTCTTATAACTTCCTGGAAGATAATCCTTATTCCAATATTGCGTCAACCCTGACTACGTTGCCCGACGCGCCGAGTGCCCTGACCGCCACCACGGTTTCCGCCCTTTATATGCGCTTGCAATGGGCGGATAACTCCAATAACGAGACCGGCTTCAGGATAGAGCGCCAGACCATTCCGACCGATAGCGGATTTTCATTGATTGCCACAGTATCCCAGAGCGCCACTGCATATACCGATACCGGTTTAGCCATGGGCACCAGCTATAATTATCAGGTTTACGCCTATAACGGCATCAGCCCGAGCGGTTATTCCAATGTGCTCAGCGCCACTACCCTGACGGCCGAGAATCTAAGTCTGACCTTTACCAACACCTCAACCGGCCAAAACGGGAGTATCCAGACACTGACCATAACATACAGCGGCACTTACCGCATAGAGGTCTGGGGCGCCCAGGGCGGCATAGCCGGTAATACTGGAGGTTTGGGTGCCAGGATGCGTGGAGACTTTTATCTGAACGCGGGTGATGTGCTTAGCATTGCTGTTGGACAACAAGGTGTTAATGGTGCTTCAGCAGGGGGAGGCGGTGGTTCATTCGTGGTTAGAAGTGGCGTGCCGCTGATAATCGCCGGCGGCGGTGGCGGCGGCGGTCAAACTGGTGCCGGGATGGATGCCGTTACCGGGACCTCGGGTACCTACGATAGACCAAATGTTAACCCGGGCGGGTCAGGTGGTAATGGCGGTTCGGCTTCTGGTTCTTGGGGAGGCAGTGGCGGAGCTGGATTTTCTAGTAACGGAACTACCGGGGCAAATAGTTGTACCGGTGGGCTTAATTGGGCTAATGGATTAACCGGCGGGGCGCAGGGTAGTAGCTATGGCGCTGCTGGCGGATATGGTGGTGGCGGCGGTGCTACCTGGCCGGCTGGCGGCGGCGGCGGCTATTCCGGCGGCGGCGGTGCCTGGTCTAATGGCTCTGGTTCTGACAGGGGCGGCGGCGGTGGTGGTGGGTCTTACAACGCGGGTACTAACCAATCCAATTCCGATGGCGTTCGGACCGGACAGGGCCTGATGACTATTATCAGCCTTGATTTTTAGAGCCGGCGTAATGGTATTATCTTATGAAGGAATTACAGATTAAAGTTCAGAACAACAACGACGGCAGCGCGAACATCTCTATTCATGGCATGGTAGACGCCTATTCTTACGGCCAGTTGGAGCAGGCATTCAATAACCTGATTAATCAGGGTATTTATAATTTTGTGGTGGACCTGTCAAATGTGGATTATCTAAGCAGCGCCGGGGCCGGTATTTTTATCGGCACATTGGGCATAGTCCAGGAAAACAAGGGCAGTATTAAATTGGTTGACCCCAGGCCCAAGGTGCGCGAAACCTTTAACCTGCTCGGGCTGTCGCAATTCTTCGATATCACCGGCAATAAATAGCGCCGGCTGATAAATATATCTTGACTTTCGCCGCCTGATATCCTATTGTTTATAAGGAAATGATAAGCAAGATTATCAGCGCGGCGGTTAAGGGCATTGATGCCTGCCCTCTGGAGATAGAGGTCGATATCACCCGCAAGCACCTGCCCAATATCATCCTGGTCGGCCTGCCTGATGCCGCGGTCAAGGAGAGTATTTCACGGATTCTTACCGCCTTTACCAACGCCCATTACAGGTTTCC
This window contains:
- a CDS encoding STAS domain-containing protein, giving the protein MKELQIKVQNNNDGSANISIHGMVDAYSYGQLEQAFNNLINQGIYNFVVDLSNVDYLSSAGAGIFIGTLGIVQENKGSIKLVDPRPKVRETFNLLGLSQFFDITGNK